A stretch of the Geovibrio thiophilus genome encodes the following:
- a CDS encoding carbon monoxide dehydrogenase, producing the protein MKSETFLELGGPVSGSCNLSLYSINEQLVKDGRIRLIGPDVHECSGESSFGQIVIVAGKKLTDEDYLDLQRSVYTGEQIEGYMMKSTTGHIWSRISRDAAAKGFDFKFLGTALVNIIKLKMPSVASAEIVFVTSSKKDIEKLNQIKMKVSEIYQQIKEKKWKQRGVDIYQCAFHGNCSSCKDKPICDEVNRISSARKKVV; encoded by the coding sequence ATGAAGTCTGAAACATTTCTTGAGCTGGGCGGACCTGTTTCAGGCTCGTGCAATCTGTCTCTTTATTCCATAAATGAACAGTTGGTCAAGGACGGCAGAATCCGTCTTATCGGACCGGATGTTCATGAATGCAGCGGAGAGAGTTCTTTCGGACAGATTGTTATTGTCGCAGGGAAAAAATTGACGGATGAGGATTATCTTGATTTGCAGAGATCTGTATACACAGGAGAACAAATAGAAGGTTATATGATGAAAAGTACAACTGGACATATTTGGTCAAGAATAAGCAGGGATGCCGCTGCAAAAGGTTTTGATTTTAAGTTTCTCGGAACCGCACTGGTCAATATCATAAAATTAAAAATGCCATCTGTTGCTTCTGCTGAGATAGTCTTTGTCACTTCTTCAAAAAAAGATATTGAGAAACTTAATCAGATAAAGATGAAAGTTTCTGAAATTTATCAGCAAATCAAAGAGAAAAAATGGAAGCAGAGGGGGGTTGATATTTATCAGTGTGCTTTTCATGGAAACTGCAGCTCCTGTAAGGATAAACCGATTTGCGATGAAGTTAACAGAATTTCCAGCGCAAGAAAAAAAGTTGTGTAA
- a CDS encoding AAA family ATPase yields MKSDKELLCRNTRIYAVCGKGGVGKTAFTALLTRALAERKSTGRLLVIDADPALGLANALGIKISKTIGQVREAVIQTAKDGIETEIQEMAGMLDYLLLETLVEGNGFALLAMGRSESMGCYCSVNNLLRDAINELSDKFDTILIDGEAGLEQINRQVVETLDYLIILSDSSARGLQTVGLIKKMTEEDKVISCKSIGLVFNRVNSINEMLRRTANEIGINILGVIPNSEQLADFDMRSIALTGLPKHNEAYEAIDTILEQLINRANF; encoded by the coding sequence ATGAAATCTGATAAAGAATTACTTTGCAGGAATACAAGAATCTATGCCGTCTGCGGTAAAGGCGGTGTGGGGAAAACCGCTTTTACCGCCTTACTTACAAGAGCATTGGCTGAAAGAAAATCTACGGGAAGACTTTTAGTGATAGACGCTGATCCTGCATTAGGACTTGCCAATGCTTTGGGCATTAAAATCTCAAAAACAATCGGACAGGTGAGAGAAGCTGTTATTCAAACAGCAAAGGACGGCATTGAAACGGAAATTCAGGAAATGGCCGGTATGTTGGACTATTTGCTGCTTGAAACACTTGTTGAAGGAAACGGTTTTGCTCTTTTGGCTATGGGGCGCTCTGAGTCAATGGGCTGCTATTGCTCAGTGAATAATCTTTTACGAGATGCGATAAACGAACTATCTGATAAGTTTGACACAATCTTGATAGATGGGGAGGCAGGTCTGGAACAGATAAACAGGCAGGTTGTTGAAACGCTTGATTATCTCATTATTCTTTCAGATTCATCGGCTAGGGGGCTACAGACAGTCGGTCTTATAAAAAAAATGACAGAAGAAGATAAAGTGATTTCATGCAAAAGCATCGGGCTGGTTTTCAACAGAGTGAATAGTATTAACGAAATGCTCCGCCGTACCGCAAATGAAATTGGTATAAATATTCTTGGAGTAATTCCAAACAGCGAACAACTGGCTGATTTTGATATGCGCAGCATTGCTTTGACAGGTTTGCCCAAGCATAATGAGGCGTATGAGGCAATCGACACTATACTTGAGCAGCTTATCAATAGAGCGAATTTTTAA